The sequence CCCCCTGTCAGATTTTCCTGTAGGTTACCCAGGGGATCACGAATAAAGGTATCAAACAGACGATTCATCTCGGACCGCAGGCCAGGCAGGGCAAAGTATTCATCTCGTCCCTGACTACCACGAACTTTGAGCGCAAGCATGATTTGAACCTCCTCTAAAACAGGTTATGTCCCTGACATCAGCCAGGGGGTGATTTGATTCTGTGGTGTTTCAAGTGGAGAGGTACTGCAGTTTCTCATGAAAATGGGAAAGCATAAATCATGCCAAACAAAATATGTGCTGTTTCGGTTGGTTGTAAGTCTATTGATTGTAATGTTTTATGGAAAATGTGCTGCGAATTTCCAGACGGCGTTGACTGCCAAGATGGCAGTGGTGGCGAAATTTTTTTCTGAGGCATTCGTAACGGCGAGCCAGCTTGTAAATTTAGCTGTTTTCGGTGGTTGTGGAGGATTGTCTAAGAATTTATAATTTCTAGTCACTTTATTTATGAAAAAAACCGCTCCCGTCTGTTATTGAACTGGGTTTTTTCATGAAAACCGGCGATACAAAATAGTCGGGCAACTGGAAAAATTGCTGTATTTTCTGGGATTTCCATGCGTTTTACGCTCATTGATCAAATCGTCAGCCTGGAACCCGGCCAGCGCATCACGGCGATAAAGAATCTTAGCTTGGCTGAGGAATATTTGGCGGACCACTTTCCGCAGTTTCCGGTAATGCCCGGCGTCTTTATGCTAGAGTCCCTCACGCAAAGCGCGGCTTGGTTGATTCGTGCCAGCGAGAATTTTGCCCATGCGATTGTAACCTTGTCCGAAGCCCGCAACGTCAAATACGCGGATTTTGTCAGCCCGGGGCAAACCCTGGTGGTCACAGCCGAAATTCTTTCCCAAGATGATCGCCAGACCAAGGTGAAAGCCCAGGGGACAGTGAATGGGACGATCAACGTAAGCGCGCGGCTAGTCCTAGAACGATATAATCAAGCCGACGATCAGCCCTCCCTGGCGGGTAATGATCGGCAGGTAATTCGGATGATGCGGGAATTGTACGAGGTTTTGTATCGTCCGGGCCATGCCTGGCAGGAAAGCAACTCCCCCGTTTAGCGAGTTTTACCACGATTTACCGCTAATTCCGTCCTCCCAAAAGGACTAAGCCAGAGACATCTGGTTGAAATTCGCGGATATTGTTACATTAACAGCCATCGAATTGGAAAATTTTGCATGTTTTTTCTGGG comes from Pirellulales bacterium and encodes:
- a CDS encoding 3-hydroxyacyl-ACP dehydratase FabZ family protein, whose product is MRFTLIDQIVSLEPGQRITAIKNLSLAEEYLADHFPQFPVMPGVFMLESLTQSAAWLIRASENFAHAIVTLSEARNVKYADFVSPGQTLVVTAEILSQDDRQTKVKAQGTVNGTINVSARLVLERYNQADDQPSLAGNDRQVIRMMRELYEVLYRPGHAWQESNSPV